The following are encoded together in the Salvelinus alpinus chromosome 37, SLU_Salpinus.1, whole genome shotgun sequence genome:
- the LOC139566123 gene encoding solute carrier family 41 member 2-like encodes MNIHTLGDSLGPSLAVRMSGAAGGWSSLSLKPVPTGWIPSLFQTMVPTGYTKLQEERGLAMADLGPKPDGNGYRPDPPHLEVRRHSDRVARTSVSLSDGGDVRYSETEPMLPEGTLSGEEGDDEEKEEEESQRPPTRNMPKESPLAMALQIVVPFLLAGFGTVSAGMVLDIVQHWDAFKYITEIFILVPALLGLKGNLEMTLASRLSTAVNVGKMDSPIEKWNLIIGNLALKQVQATVVGFLAAVAAVVLGWIPEGKFQMSHAVLLCSASVATAFIASMLQGFIMVGVIVGSKKTGINPDNVATPIAASFGDLITLAILAWISQGLYNCLDSHPYASSLVCAFFLSLTPVWMVISSKHPASRTLLYSGWEPVITAMVISSIGGLILDKTVSDPNLAGIVVYTPVINGIGGNLVAIQSSRISTHLHFHSAPGEVPEEAKGCYYPCRTFCGTGANHRSAQVLLLLVLPGHLIFLYTIHLMKSGHTTLTPIFMTVYLAAALLQVFLLLCIADWMVYSMWRSGKDPDSFSIPYLTALGDLLGTALLALSFQFLWYIGDQDSDVGD; translated from the exons ATGAACATCCACACACTGGGTGACTCTCTGGGCCCTAGCCTAGCGGTGCGTATGAGCGGAGCCGCCGGTGGCTGGAGCAGTCTCTCTCTGAAGCCAGTGCCTACCGGGTGGATCCCCTCTCTGTTCCAAACCATGGTCCCTACGGGATACACCAAGCTCCAGGAGGAGCGTGGTCTGGCCATGGCCGACCTGGGGCCCAAACCTGATGGGAACGGCTACCGGCCTGACCCCCCTCACCTGGAGGTGCGCCGGCACTCGGACCGGGTAGCGCGGACGTCCGTTAGCCTGTCAGACGGTGGGGATGTGCGGTACtctgagactgagcccatgcTCCCTGAGGGGACACTCTCAGGGGAGGAGGGTGATgacgaggagaaggaggaagaggagagtcaGAGGCCCCCCACGCGGAACATGCCCAAGGAGTCGCCCCTGGCCATGGCGTTGCAGATCGTGGTGCCTTTCCTGCTGGCTGGGTTTGGCACGGTGTCGGCAGGGATGGTGCTGGACATAGTACAG cACTGGGATGCCTTTAAGTACATTACAGAGATCTTCATCCTGGTTCCGGCTCTGCTGGGCCTGAAGGGCAACCTGGAGATGACCCTCGCATCCAGACTATCCACCgcg GTGAATGTGGGGAAGATGGACTCTCCCATAGAGAAGTGGAATCTGATCATAGGAAACCTGGCGTTaaaacag gtACAGGCTACAGTAGTAGGCTTCCTGGCAGCAGTGGCAGCAGTGGTTCTGGGTTGGATCCCAGAGGGGAAGTTCCAGATGAGTCATGCcgtgctgctctgctctgccagcGTGGCCACTGCCTTCATAGCCTCTATGCTGCAGG GCTTCATCATGGTGGGGGTGATCGTGGGCTCCAAGAAGACGGGCATCAACCCCGACAACGTGGCTACACCCATCGCCGCCAGCTTCGGTGACCTCATCACCCTGGCCATCCTGGCCTGGATCAGCCAGGGGCTCTACAACTGCCTGG acTCTCACCCGTACGCGTCGTCCCTGGTGTGTGCCTTCTTCCTGTCTCTGACTCCAGTGTGGATGGTGATCTCCTCCAAACACCCGGCCAGCCGCACCCTGCTCTACTCCGGCTGGGAGCCTGTCATCACAGCCATGGTCATCAGCAG TATCGGAGGTCTCATCTTGGACAAAACAGTGTCTGACCCGAACCTGGCTGGCATCGTGGTGTACACCCCTGTCATTAACG GTATTGGGGGGAACCTGGTAGCCATCCAGTCTAGCCGTATCTCCACTCACCTGCACTTCCACAGTGCTCCTGGGGAGGTACCAGAGGAAGCCAAAGGCTGCTACTACCCCTGCCGCACCTTCTGTGGCACAG gagCCAATCACCGTTCGGCCCAGGTGCTGCTCCTATTGGTGCTCCCGGGTCACCTGATCTTCCTGTACACCATCCACCTGATGAAGAGCGGCCACACCACCCTGACGCCTATCTTCATGACCGTCTACCTGGCTGCCGCCCTCTTACag gtgtTCCTGTTGCTGTGTATAGCAGACTGGATGGTGTACTCTATGTGGCGTAGTGGTAAAGACCCAGACAGTTTCTCCATCCCCTACCTGACCGCCCTGGGCGACCTCCTGGGCACCGCCCTCCTGGCCCTCAGCTTCCAATTCCTGTGGTACATCGGCGACCAGGACAGCGACGTGGGTGACTGA
- the LOC139566125 gene encoding carbohydrate sulfotransferase 11 isoform X3 has translation MRRNQFAADVCCRKGSRNALQELYNPTQSEFSSVAILHQARRDHVAESCRAHSASSRKRRVLTPGDLKHLVVDEEHELIYCYVPKVACSNWKRVMMVLTGRGKYSDPMEIPSNEAHVPSNLKYLNQYSIAEINHRLKSYLKFLFVREPFERLVSAYRNKFTLKYNSSFHRRFGTKIVRRYRKDATQEALLSGADVKFREFAEYLVDPATQRDGPLNEHWQTVYQLCHPCHIHYDLVGKYETLEEDANYVLRLAGVGESLRFPTYAKSTRTTDSMTAQFFSNISSQQHSQLFQLYKLDFLMFNYSTPSYLRLD, from the exons tCTGAGTTTTCCAGTGTCGCCATCCTCCACCAGGCCAGGAGAGACCATGTAGCTGAGTCATGTCGGGCCCACAGTGCATCCAGCCGCAAGCGCCGGGTCCTGACCCCCGGTGACCTCAAACACCTGGTGGTGGATGAGGAGCATGAGCTCATCTACTGCTATGTCCCCAAGGTGGCCTGCAGCAACTGGAAACGCGTCATGATGGTCCTCACGGGACGCGGCAAGTACAG TGACCCTATGGAGATCCCTTCCAACGAGGCCCACGTCCCGTCCAACCTGAAATATCTGAACCAGTACAGCATCGCTGAGATCAACCACCGCCTCAAGAGCTACCTCAAGTTCCTGTTCGTCCGGGAGCCCTTCGAGAGGCTCGTCTCCGCTTACCGCAACAAGTTCACCCTCAAGTACAACTCCTCCTTCCACCGCCGCTTCGGCACCAAGATCGTCCGCCGCTACCGCAAGGACGCCACGCAGGAGGCGCTGCTCAGCGGCGCCGACGTCAAGTTCCGGGAGTTCGCCGAGTATCTTGTCGACCCGGCCACCCAACGCGACGGCCCACTCAACGAGCACTGGCAGACGGTGTACCAGCTGTGCCACCCCTGTCACATCCACTATGACCTGGTAGGCAAGTACGAAACCCTGGAGGAAGACGCCAACTACGTTCTGCGGCTGGCGGGGGTGGGCGAGTCGCTGCGCTTCCCGACCTACGCCAAGTCCACCCGCACCACAGACAGCATGACGGCCCAGTTCTTCAGCAACATCAGCTCCCAGCAGCACAGCCAGCTCTTCCAGCTGTATAAACTGGACTTCCTCATGTTCAACTATTCCACGCCAAGCTATCTGCGACTGGACTAA